A region from the uncultured Bacteroides sp. genome encodes:
- the fucO gene encoding lactaldehyde reductase, with amino-acid sequence MNRIILNETSYFGAGCRSVIAVEAARRSFKKAFFVTDKDLIKFGVAAEITKVLEEAKIPYELYSDVKANPTIANVQNGVAAFKKSGADFIVALGGGSSIDTAKGIGIVVNNPDFADVKSLEGVADTKNKAVPTFALPTTAGTAAEVTINYVIIDEAAKKKMVCVDPNDIPAVAIVDPELMYSMPKGLTAATGMDALTHAIESFITPGAWAMSDMFEVKAIEMIAQNLKAAVDNGKDMVAREAMSQAQYIAGMGFSNVGLGIVHSMAHPLGAFYDTPHGVANALLLPYVMEYNADSAAAPKYKDIAKAMGVDVEGMSCEEGVKAAIEAVKSLSISINIPQKLHEIGVKEEDIPALAVAAFNDVCTGGNPRTTSVADIEILYRKAF; translated from the coding sequence ATGAACAGAATTATTTTAAACGAAACTTCTTACTTCGGAGCAGGCTGTCGTAGTGTTATTGCGGTGGAAGCTGCCCGTCGCAGTTTTAAAAAAGCTTTTTTTGTCACAGACAAAGATCTTATTAAGTTTGGGGTTGCTGCTGAGATAACGAAAGTACTCGAAGAGGCAAAGATCCCTTATGAACTTTACAGTGATGTAAAGGCTAATCCTACCATCGCCAATGTGCAAAATGGGGTGGCTGCATTCAAAAAGTCGGGTGCAGACTTTATTGTTGCTCTGGGCGGAGGATCATCTATTGATACGGCAAAAGGGATAGGTATTGTGGTTAATAATCCTGATTTTGCCGATGTGAAATCTCTGGAAGGTGTGGCTGATACAAAGAATAAAGCTGTTCCTACTTTTGCTTTGCCTACTACTGCGGGTACTGCTGCCGAGGTAACCATTAATTATGTTATTATCGACGAGGCTGCGAAGAAGAAAATGGTTTGTGTAGATCCGAATGATATTCCTGCTGTGGCTATTGTAGATCCTGAATTGATGTATTCTATGCCTAAAGGGCTGACTGCCGCTACCGGTATGGATGCTTTGACACATGCCATTGAGAGTTTCATTACTCCGGGTGCATGGGCTATGAGTGATATGTTTGAGGTGAAAGCCATCGAGATGATTGCTCAAAATCTGAAAGCGGCTGTTGATAACGGTAAAGATATGGTTGCACGCGAGGCTATGTCTCAGGCCCAGTACATTGCCGGAATGGGATTTTCAAATGTAGGTTTAGGTATTGTTCACTCCATGGCACATCCGTTGGGTGCATTCTACGATACCCCTCACGGTGTGGCCAATGCTTTGCTGTTGCCATACGTTATGGAATACAATGCAGACTCTGCTGCAGCTCCGAAATACAAAGACATTGCCAAGGCAATGGGAGTGGATGTAGAAGGTATGAGCTGCGAAGAGGGAGTTAAGGCTGCTATTGAGGCTGTGAAATCACTCTCTATCAGCATCAATATACCACAAAAGCTGCATGAGATCGGCGTAAAAGAAGAAGATATCCCTGCATTAGCTGTTGCAGCATTCAACGATGTTTGTACGGGCGGAAACCCTCGCACTACTTCAGTGGCTGATATCGAAATATTGTATCGTAAAGCTTTTTAG
- a CDS encoding 4Fe-4S binding protein → MIHLLYFSPTHTSAKIAHAMAKGMDMPIGSEWDITYEVPKEVTTIDNGLVIIAVPVYGGRVAETAMERLRSFKGTQTPVIAVALYGNRDYEDALKELCDTVSQQGFIPIAGGAFIGEHSYSSPEMPIAEGRPDEKDLAVARQLGQEAFKKWQQLSKFDVPTLSVKGNFPYKEKGKHTPQAPSTDGALCIQCGYCIDVCPTGAISLTEDEGTFNDPALCIKCCACVKECPEHARSFETPFRAYLHENFQARREPELFV, encoded by the coding sequence ATGATACATTTACTTTATTTCTCTCCTACCCACACTTCGGCCAAAATAGCACATGCCATGGCAAAAGGGATGGATATGCCCATCGGGTCTGAATGGGATATAACCTATGAAGTTCCTAAAGAAGTTACGACCATTGACAATGGTTTGGTTATTATTGCAGTGCCTGTGTATGGCGGACGGGTAGCGGAAACTGCAATGGAGCGTTTACGATCGTTCAAAGGTACGCAAACGCCCGTCATTGCTGTAGCATTATATGGAAACCGGGATTATGAGGATGCGCTAAAAGAATTATGCGACACGGTTAGTCAACAGGGTTTTATCCCCATAGCCGGTGGCGCTTTCATCGGGGAACATTCTTATAGTAGCCCGGAAATGCCTATTGCAGAAGGCAGACCGGATGAAAAAGATCTGGCAGTAGCCCGCCAATTAGGACAAGAAGCTTTTAAAAAATGGCAGCAGCTATCAAAATTTGATGTGCCTACGCTAAGCGTGAAGGGAAACTTCCCATACAAAGAAAAAGGGAAGCATACCCCTCAGGCACCGAGCACGGACGGAGCATTGTGTATTCAATGCGGATATTGCATCGATGTATGCCCAACGGGAGCTATCTCGCTCACAGAAGACGAGGGCACATTTAACGATCCGGCTTTGTGCATCAAATGTTGCGCTTGTGTAAAGGAGTGCCCCGAGCATGCCCGTAGCTTTGAGACTCCATTTCGTGCCTATCTGCATGAGAATTTTCAAGCCAGAAGGGAACCGGAATTATTTGTGTAG
- a CDS encoding DsrE family protein, with protein sequence MDKLNILWTTDNKDTIFNMLSMYATNSIRKNWYEQVNVIIWGASARLVGHDVQVQTEIMEMLHAGVTIEACKDCCDNFGVTEILTKLGVTVRYMGEPMTSYIKKGEYLITV encoded by the coding sequence ATGGATAAACTCAATATTCTTTGGACAACAGACAATAAGGATACTATTTTTAACATGTTGTCAATGTATGCCACTAATTCTATTAGAAAGAACTGGTATGAACAGGTTAATGTTATCATTTGGGGGGCTTCAGCAAGGCTGGTCGGTCACGATGTGCAGGTGCAGACTGAAATTATGGAAATGCTGCACGCAGGGGTAACTATTGAAGCCTGTAAAGATTGCTGTGATAATTTTGGGGTTACGGAAATTTTAACTAAGCTTGGTGTAACAGTTCGTTATATGGGGGAACCGATGACTTCTTATATCAAGAAGGGAGAATATCTTATTACGGTGTAG
- a CDS encoding HigA family addiction module antitoxin: MSKELRLYAPTHPGDVLKDELQARGISQKRFAEIISVSYTMLNEIINCKRPVSAEMALVLEAALGINASLWNNMQSRYNLEMARRNKDNTGKLETIRKLCASIAR, encoded by the coding sequence ATGAGCAAAGAGTTAAGGTTATACGCACCGACACATCCCGGGGATGTACTAAAAGATGAATTGCAAGCACGTGGAATCAGCCAAAAACGATTCGCGGAAATTATATCTGTGTCATACACGATGTTGAATGAAATAATAAACTGTAAACGCCCTGTTAGTGCTGAAATGGCTTTGGTGCTAGAGGCCGCTTTAGGTATCAACGCATCGCTTTGGAACAATATGCAAAGCCGATATAACCTAGAAATGGCACGCCGAAATAAAGACAATACAGGAAAGTTAGAGACTATTAGAAAACTGTGTGCTTCGATAGCTCGGTAG
- a CDS encoding phage antirepressor KilAC domain-containing protein produces MVQIFKNAQFGEIRTAELNGEPIFCLADVCSILGLTSKGVAQRLSDGAISNYPIIDALGREQMANFVNEDGLYDAILDSRKPEAKQFRKWVTSEILPSVRKHGAYLTKETINKALTDPDTIIQLAMQLKEERAEKERLSMQNDLQSNQLKLSAPKVQYFDTVLQSKSTHTTNQIAKELGMSAVTLNRKLKDLNIQYWQSGQWLLAHRYQNKGYTQSRTYQYTDSCGAIKTNMLTVWTEAGRLAIHKWMEL; encoded by the coding sequence ATGGTACAGATTTTTAAAAACGCACAGTTCGGCGAGATAAGAACCGCCGAATTAAATGGAGAACCGATCTTTTGTCTGGCGGATGTATGCAGCATCCTTGGGCTTACCTCAAAAGGAGTGGCACAGCGTTTATCAGACGGGGCAATTTCAAATTACCCCATAATCGACGCTCTAGGAAGAGAACAAATGGCCAACTTCGTAAATGAAGACGGCTTGTATGATGCGATCCTCGACAGTCGTAAACCTGAAGCTAAACAGTTTCGCAAATGGGTGACTTCCGAAATCCTTCCGTCTGTCCGGAAACATGGCGCATACCTCACTAAAGAAACAATCAATAAGGCCTTGACTGATCCTGACACTATAATTCAGCTCGCCATGCAGCTCAAGGAAGAGAGGGCGGAAAAAGAGAGGCTGTCGATGCAGAACGACCTACAAAGCAACCAGTTGAAATTATCAGCCCCAAAAGTACAGTACTTTGACACTGTACTTCAATCGAAGAGCACACATACCACTAACCAGATCGCGAAAGAATTAGGAATGAGCGCCGTCACTCTAAACAGAAAATTAAAGGACTTAAATATCCAGTACTGGCAATCAGGCCAATGGCTACTTGCTCATCGATATCAGAATAAGGGCTATACTCAAAGCAGAACCTACCAATATACAGATTCATGCGGAGCAATAAAAACCAATATGCTTACCGTATGGACGGAGGCTGGTAGATTAGCAATACATAAATGGATGGAACTATGA
- a CDS encoding recombinase RecT has product MLERIQVKVEELNSLVPTKIVEHKDVERKFVQMYDAIWGSRMGRQIYEKEVFNFQKVLRENPSVAECSKMSLYGCFLDMAVNGLSLDNTSHPHCYLIPRNVKTGHKDANNRDIYEKRANVSVTGYGELTMRMRCGQIKYADNPVVIYEGDIFSVGLDNGVKKITYSAKIPRISTKVIGAFIRIVRTDGSEDYQWLLEGDIQRLANYSARSNDYWKDGQKIQGKANALYTSNLSGIDPGFLENKMIKHAFDAYPKVRTGQFTIMETIEEEPTAIDYGIAEEINQEQEVITPFGPEEPETVPPTITPEVTQADEEDGF; this is encoded by the coding sequence ATGTTAGAAAGAATCCAAGTAAAAGTGGAAGAACTCAATTCCTTAGTACCTACTAAAATAGTAGAACATAAAGATGTTGAAAGAAAATTCGTACAAATGTACGACGCAATTTGGGGATCACGAATGGGTAGACAGATCTATGAAAAAGAAGTATTCAACTTTCAAAAAGTGCTCCGAGAAAACCCGTCAGTGGCCGAATGCAGCAAAATGTCCTTATATGGATGTTTTCTTGATATGGCCGTAAACGGGCTATCACTGGACAACACCTCTCACCCTCATTGTTATCTCATCCCTCGCAATGTAAAGACAGGACACAAAGATGCAAACAACCGTGATATATATGAGAAGAGAGCTAATGTATCCGTAACCGGCTATGGTGAACTTACCATGCGTATGCGATGTGGGCAAATAAAATATGCCGATAATCCTGTAGTCATCTATGAAGGTGATATTTTTTCCGTTGGATTAGATAATGGAGTGAAGAAAATTACTTATTCAGCAAAGATTCCTCGTATATCGACAAAAGTAATAGGCGCCTTCATCCGAATTGTAAGAACAGACGGGTCAGAAGACTATCAATGGCTACTAGAAGGCGATATTCAACGCCTGGCAAACTATTCAGCACGAAGCAACGACTATTGGAAAGACGGACAAAAAATACAAGGAAAAGCAAACGCCTTGTATACGTCAAATCTATCAGGCATCGATCCGGGATTTCTTGAAAATAAAATGATCAAGCATGCTTTTGACGCTTATCCTAAAGTACGCACGGGCCAATTTACCATAATGGAAACAATCGAAGAAGAACCTACGGCAATAGATTACGGCATTGCGGAGGAAATTAATCAGGAACAAGAAGTAATCACTCCGTTCGGTCCAGAAGAACCGGAAACAGTACCTCCAACCATAACCCCTGAGGTTACTCAGGCAGATGAAGAAGACGGATTTTAA
- a CDS encoding DEAD/DEAH box helicase, giving the protein MNIVLKDGVFELQFRYRPIIVDKIKQIEGRKYNSMSKIWTVPASRRIELEKLAYQIRQFEPVTWGGGDHHETIRQEEDVAYNIPELRPLACDHELKIQPYPYQLEGIQRGLELKRFMNTDEPGLGKTIQSIATINLANSFPCLVICPSSLKINWEREWHKFTDKKAMVLSDSVRETWPFFWQTGMYQVFIVNYESLKKYFVQRIKKAEGWTLRDVEFRQSIDLFKSVIIDESHRCKSSSTQQAKFSKGICKGKEYIIELTGTPVVNKPKDLVSQLSILDRMEDFGGYRHFVDRYCSGPNDASNLKELNYMLWTHCMFRREKSLVLKDLPDKVRQVLTCEITNRKEYKDAEKDLISYLQKYKDADDEKIARAMKGEVMVRINILRQVAARGKVKEVIEFVKDFRENGQKIILFCSLHEVVDQLKKHFPNAVSVTGRDSSDEKQAAVDAFQNNPKVDIIICSIKAAGVGLTLTASSNVAFVEFPWTYADCCQCEDRAHRIGQKNAVTIYYFLGKSTIDGKIYRIIQTKKGIANAVTGSTEAIEENIVDMIANIFNSDDDEEDNYDL; this is encoded by the coding sequence ATGAATATAGTACTTAAAGATGGCGTGTTCGAGCTGCAATTCAGATATCGACCGATTATTGTAGATAAGATCAAACAGATAGAGGGAAGAAAGTACAATTCTATGTCCAAGATATGGACAGTACCAGCCTCCAGAAGAATAGAACTTGAAAAGCTTGCATATCAGATAAGACAGTTTGAACCCGTGACTTGGGGCGGAGGAGATCACCATGAGACTATCAGGCAAGAAGAAGATGTGGCATACAACATTCCGGAGTTACGTCCTCTTGCATGTGACCACGAATTGAAGATACAACCATACCCCTATCAACTGGAAGGAATACAACGAGGATTGGAATTAAAGCGATTTATGAACACCGATGAACCCGGCTTAGGGAAAACAATTCAATCTATAGCTACGATCAACTTAGCTAATTCGTTCCCCTGCTTGGTTATTTGTCCTTCATCTTTAAAGATTAATTGGGAAAGAGAATGGCATAAATTTACCGATAAAAAAGCGATGGTACTATCTGATAGCGTTCGCGAAACTTGGCCATTTTTTTGGCAAACAGGCATGTACCAAGTATTCATTGTCAACTACGAATCTCTAAAGAAGTACTTCGTTCAGCGAATTAAGAAAGCAGAAGGATGGACACTTCGCGATGTAGAGTTCAGGCAAAGTATTGATTTATTCAAATCTGTTATCATAGATGAATCTCACCGCTGCAAATCATCCAGCACACAGCAAGCAAAGTTTTCTAAAGGTATCTGCAAAGGAAAAGAATACATTATAGAACTTACCGGAACGCCTGTGGTAAATAAGCCAAAGGATTTAGTCTCTCAGTTATCAATACTTGATCGCATGGAAGATTTTGGAGGCTACAGGCATTTTGTTGATCGATACTGTTCAGGACCGAACGATGCGAGCAATCTAAAGGAGCTTAATTATATGCTCTGGACACATTGCATGTTTAGGCGTGAAAAATCGCTTGTGCTTAAAGATCTCCCCGATAAAGTACGTCAGGTACTTACTTGCGAGATAACAAATAGAAAAGAGTATAAGGATGCCGAGAAAGACCTTATCAGTTATCTGCAGAAGTATAAAGATGCCGATGACGAGAAGATAGCCCGCGCGATGAAAGGTGAAGTCATGGTACGCATAAACATTCTCCGTCAAGTCGCTGCGAGAGGTAAAGTAAAAGAAGTTATTGAATTTGTGAAAGACTTCCGGGAGAATGGACAGAAGATTATTCTATTCTGCTCCCTTCATGAAGTTGTGGATCAACTAAAGAAACATTTTCCAAATGCCGTTTCGGTGACCGGTCGAGATTCTTCGGACGAAAAACAAGCAGCTGTAGATGCATTTCAGAATAACCCCAAAGTGGACATTATTATCTGTAGTATCAAAGCTGCAGGAGTTGGTCTTACTCTTACAGCCTCTTCCAATGTGGCGTTTGTGGAGTTCCCGTGGACGTATGCAGACTGTTGCCAGTGTGAAGACCGGGCACACAGAATAGGGCAAAAGAATGCTGTTACCATTTACTACTTTCTTGGTAAAAGTACCATAGACGGGAAGATATACCGCATCATACAGACGAAAAAGGGTATTGCCAATGCCGTAACCGGTTCCACCGAAGCAATAGAAGAGAATATTGTGGATATGATTGCTAACATCTTTAATAGTGACGATGATGAAGAAGATAATTATGATTTATAG
- a CDS encoding VRR-NUC domain-containing protein, translated as MKTDNGYMCYNCYADTKMPPRKKKVVKHEEADMQAEFFRQVKILFPKLPEKLLFAVPNGGSRHKIEAANMKRQGVKSGIADVILLIPKKGYASLCIEFKTSTGRQSDEQKEFERQASSCGSKYVIVRSATEAIKKIQEYLQ; from the coding sequence ATGAAAACAGATAACGGCTACATGTGCTATAATTGCTATGCAGATACAAAGATGCCACCACGGAAGAAAAAGGTGGTCAAGCACGAAGAAGCAGATATGCAGGCAGAGTTCTTTCGACAAGTGAAGATCTTATTTCCCAAGCTTCCGGAAAAACTGCTCTTCGCTGTTCCCAATGGTGGTAGCCGGCATAAAATTGAAGCAGCCAATATGAAGCGGCAAGGAGTTAAATCCGGAATAGCAGACGTAATACTACTTATTCCCAAGAAAGGTTATGCTTCACTCTGCATAGAATTTAAAACTTCTACTGGTAGACAATCAGATGAACAGAAAGAATTTGAACGACAAGCGTCTAGCTGCGGAAGCAAATATGTTATTGTACGTTCCGCTACTGAAGCAATTAAAAAGATCCAAGAATATCTACAATAA
- the dnaN gene encoding DNA polymerase III subunit beta, with protein MKITVSKSELYNKLSTIGKIISTRNSIPSFDNFMFVVDEGLLTITAGEEGGQLSTNIESITDMESFANVSFLIEAKIILDGLREIPEQPIVIEIEINKEFFDICVRYSNGKFELIGSNSDGYPTIDFDASEEPIKISSESFLYGIRQSQICCGNDELRPQLNGMLIEKVKNGITYVSSDGAMLGMVEHSHEGKEKSSFIVPGRMVRILSKMYLPVEEDVIITLGKGNIEISFGKYKMVCRMLEGRFPNYRSVIPLDNEKIATFNKADMVSALKRVEVFCNANSSLVILKFEENNLLISGYDFVFSTSAEENIEVSYTSDPIEIGFKSSALIDLLFNIPSTEVVMSMKEPSSAALLRRSDSEDLTYLIMPMTINH; from the coding sequence ATGAAAATTACAGTATCAAAATCAGAGCTATATAATAAGCTCTCAACAATTGGTAAAATTATCAGTACCAGAAATTCTATTCCTTCTTTTGACAACTTTATGTTTGTCGTTGACGAAGGATTACTGACGATCACCGCCGGAGAAGAAGGAGGCCAACTATCTACCAATATAGAAAGTATAACGGATATGGAATCCTTTGCTAATGTTTCTTTTCTTATCGAGGCAAAAATTATTTTAGACGGTCTCCGTGAGATACCTGAGCAGCCGATAGTAATCGAAATTGAAATAAATAAAGAATTTTTCGATATATGTGTTAGGTATTCGAATGGCAAATTTGAGCTTATTGGGAGTAATTCGGATGGATATCCGACAATAGACTTTGATGCCTCAGAAGAGCCTATAAAAATCAGCTCTGAAAGCTTCCTATACGGAATAAGGCAATCACAGATTTGTTGTGGAAATGACGAACTAAGACCACAATTAAATGGAATGCTCATTGAAAAAGTGAAGAATGGGATTACTTATGTGTCAAGCGACGGAGCAATGCTTGGAATGGTAGAACACTCTCACGAAGGAAAAGAAAAGTCATCCTTCATTGTTCCGGGGCGTATGGTTAGAATTCTATCCAAAATGTATCTTCCAGTAGAAGAAGATGTTATTATTACCTTGGGAAAAGGGAACATTGAAATATCATTTGGAAAATACAAAATGGTCTGTAGAATGCTAGAGGGGCGCTTTCCTAATTACCGATCAGTTATTCCGCTGGATAACGAAAAGATTGCCACATTCAATAAAGCAGATATGGTTTCAGCCTTGAAAAGAGTAGAAGTTTTCTGTAATGCAAACTCTTCATTGGTAATTCTTAAGTTTGAAGAGAACAATTTACTCATATCTGGATACGACTTTGTTTTTTCAACCTCGGCCGAAGAGAATATAGAAGTATCCTATACAAGTGATCCCATAGAAATAGGATTTAAGAGTTCTGCTCTAATAGATCTACTTTTCAATATACCATCCACCGAAGTAGTTATGTCTATGAAAGAACCATCAAGCGCTGCCTTATTAAGACGTAGCGATAGCGAAGACCTTACGTATTTAATCATGCCAATGACAATTAATCATTAA
- a CDS encoding PcfK-like family protein, whose protein sequence is MKTSGAFNKTIKSYLEQRAKEDELFAVSYAKQNKSVDKCCNFILQQVQKSGCNGFSDDEIFGMAVHYYDEDDIKNIGPINCKVVVNHVVELTDEDKKQVEQEVVEELKKAYKKKLEAEQEEAEKLFKKLEEANKKKIEKKIEKKIIKQGDQPSLFD, encoded by the coding sequence ATGAAAACAAGTGGTGCGTTTAATAAGACAATAAAGTCTTATCTCGAACAACGGGCAAAGGAAGATGAATTGTTTGCTGTTTCCTATGCTAAGCAAAACAAGAGTGTTGACAAATGCTGCAACTTCATTCTGCAGCAGGTACAGAAAAGCGGCTGCAATGGGTTCAGCGATGATGAAATTTTCGGCATGGCCGTTCATTACTACGATGAGGATGATATTAAGAATATCGGTCCAATCAACTGCAAGGTAGTTGTCAATCATGTTGTTGAGCTAACTGATGAGGACAAAAAACAAGTTGAACAGGAGGTCGTCGAAGAATTAAAAAAAGCTTATAAGAAAAAGCTTGAGGCGGAGCAGGAAGAGGCGGAGAAACTTTTCAAAAAACTCGAAGAGGCTAATAAGAAAAAGATTGAGAAAAAGATCGAGAAGAAAATTATCAAACAAGGAGATCAACCATCCTTGTTTGATTAA
- a CDS encoding site-specific DNA-methyltransferase, producing the protein MDVNTIYNFEASKGLKGVPSNSLNICVTSPPYYGLRDYGSSKQIGLEKTPEEYIEKLVNVFHEVKRTLKEDGTLWINISDSYSGSGKGAAGYIDNAMNYKQGTNRGTLGKATLVTQCTGCKPKDLIGIPWMLAFGLRADGWYWRDTIIWNKPSCMPESVKDRTTKSHEYILLFSKNKKYNYDYKAISEIATSTDYSIRDREHTKLNNTPGRTRMDGLVKNNYERRNKRSVWTVPTIPLREAHFATYPEKLIIDCIKAGCPENGIVLDPFMGSGTTAIVARKLNRNYIGFEINPSYIKLSEKRIKSELGFFS; encoded by the coding sequence ATGGATGTTAATACAATATATAATTTTGAAGCAAGCAAAGGATTAAAAGGTGTTCCATCAAATAGTCTCAATATTTGCGTAACATCCCCCCCCTACTATGGACTGAGAGATTATGGTTCTAGCAAACAAATAGGACTAGAAAAAACTCCTGAAGAATACATTGAGAAACTAGTAAATGTATTTCATGAGGTTAAGCGCACCCTAAAGGAAGATGGAACGCTATGGATAAATATCTCTGATTCATACTCCGGTTCAGGCAAAGGAGCGGCAGGATACATCGATAATGCAATGAATTATAAACAAGGGACTAACCGAGGAACATTGGGTAAAGCCACATTAGTAACTCAATGCACAGGATGCAAGCCTAAAGATTTAATTGGAATACCTTGGATGCTTGCTTTCGGATTAAGGGCTGACGGATGGTATTGGAGAGATACCATTATATGGAATAAGCCATCATGTATGCCCGAAAGCGTAAAAGACAGGACAACCAAGTCTCACGAATATATTCTTCTTTTTAGCAAAAACAAAAAATATAATTACGACTATAAAGCTATTTCAGAAATAGCAACATCTACCGATTATTCCATAAGAGATAGAGAACATACAAAATTAAATAACACCCCCGGTAGAACTAGGATGGATGGCCTTGTGAAAAACAATTATGAAAGAAGGAATAAACGTTCCGTTTGGACAGTTCCCACCATTCCACTAAGGGAAGCCCATTTTGCAACATATCCCGAAAAATTGATTATTGATTGTATAAAGGCTGGTTGCCCTGAAAATGGTATTGTTCTTGATCCTTTTATGGGAAGCGGCACTACTGCTATTGTGGCAAGAAAACTTAATCGTAATTATATAGGGTTCGAAATTAACCCATCTTACATTAAGTTATCAGAAAAGAGAATTAAAAGCGAATTAGGATTTTTTAGTTGA
- a CDS encoding PcfJ domain-containing protein translates to MKPRTKLQHQVLDYSQHLWKIDKEMLEWAKVDCLEHKGYATKTRVLCMDCGQRFSTGLVKRKHAVCPHCGTRLEIEQSRKRTDKQHMYIAKAEICGEFQVIRNFELYAYYEDEGVPRYFIHEVLQHWIKDANTREVVALGHVMGNVGWSGGLEIRKKTVGGYYNYSNDICPEKYHPKSIFKDEYMRYGIDHKLQGLSFLRAINILLSNNKAETLLKARKYDLLSYCNGSSYKIEAYWSSIKICLRNNYNIKDLSIWFDYLELLSRYHKDLRNAHYVCPKNLKKAHDLYVAKKKKDDEKAYREREKKRMLMLKNAAENYIKEKSKFFDLNISDGKITVVPLKSIEEFKEEGEEMHHCVYSNEYFLNENALILSARIDDKRIETVEVNLKTLHIVQSRGVCNKSTEYHDRIVGLVKKNIGVIRQRMTVQY, encoded by the coding sequence ATGAAACCAAGAACGAAACTTCAACATCAAGTATTGGATTATAGCCAACACTTATGGAAAATAGACAAAGAGATGCTCGAATGGGCAAAAGTCGATTGTTTGGAGCATAAAGGTTATGCTACTAAAACACGAGTTCTATGTATGGACTGCGGACAACGTTTTTCAACAGGACTGGTTAAGCGAAAGCATGCTGTTTGCCCTCATTGTGGAACAAGACTGGAAATAGAGCAATCCAGAAAAAGAACAGATAAACAACACATGTATATTGCCAAGGCTGAAATATGCGGAGAATTTCAGGTAATAAGAAACTTTGAACTTTATGCATATTATGAAGATGAAGGCGTACCAAGGTATTTTATACATGAGGTTTTACAACATTGGATCAAGGATGCCAATACGCGAGAAGTTGTCGCACTAGGACATGTTATGGGAAATGTTGGATGGTCTGGAGGTCTGGAGATAAGAAAGAAAACAGTAGGAGGATATTATAATTATTCGAATGATATATGTCCTGAGAAATATCATCCAAAGTCGATATTTAAAGATGAATATATGCGCTACGGCATAGACCATAAATTGCAAGGCTTATCTTTTCTTAGGGCTATTAATATTTTGCTCTCTAACAACAAAGCCGAAACCTTACTCAAGGCAAGAAAATATGATTTATTGTCTTATTGTAATGGAAGTAGCTATAAGATAGAAGCGTATTGGTCATCTATAAAAATATGTCTTCGTAATAATTATAACATCAAGGATTTATCAATATGGTTTGATTATCTCGAACTTCTTTCCCGCTATCACAAAGATCTTCGCAACGCACATTACGTATGTCCAAAGAATTTAAAAAAGGCACATGATTTATATGTTGCGAAGAAGAAAAAAGATGATGAAAAGGCGTATCGTGAAAGGGAAAAAAAACGAATGCTTATGCTTAAAAATGCTGCAGAAAATTACATTAAAGAGAAATCTAAATTCTTTGATCTGAATATATCTGACGGTAAAATTACAGTTGTACCACTTAAGAGCATTGAAGAATTTAAGGAGGAGGGAGAAGAAATGCATCACTGCGTTTATAGTAACGAATACTTTTTAAATGAAAACGCTCTTATTCTTTCCGCACGTATAGATGATAAACGTATCGAAACGGTTGAAGTAAATTTGAAGACTCTTCATATAGTCCAGTCGCGTGGCGTTTGTAATAAGAGTACGGAATATCATGATCGGATAGTCGGACTTGTAAAGAAGAATATTGGTGTTATCCGGCAGAGAATGACGGTTCAGTATTAA